In a single window of the Streptomyces sp. NBC_00353 genome:
- a CDS encoding MFS transporter produces the protein MTVTVTATRAPERPAHRDGNVLRWLGAYTASMVGDSVYYMALAWAATRTGTASQAGFVLAAGSVPRAVLMLGGGVLADRFGPRRLVIGSDAARCLVVLGLAGALMFTSPALWMLIAVALVFGAVDALFLPAVGALPPRITTAGQLARIQGLRGLATRTANVVGAPLGGVAVAVGGPVLAFAAAGVLFAVSLPLLVVVRIAPLTEQAGAEPPGTAWRELADGVRHIRRHPLLGPLVLVLAVSELGFAGPLNLGLILLAKERGWGASGMGWIVAAFGIGAGAAGLLLAVRGRLPRAGLIMCLTVLVGAVAAGALAYVPSVPLAAAVGAAVGLFAGLGGALCGALMQSATDPAYLGRVTSVSTLFTHAVAPLSYPVTGAAVAAWGTAPVFVAGAALGGAGAVTGLVVTRLRRAELPR, from the coding sequence ATGACTGTCACCGTCACGGCCACGAGAGCTCCCGAACGCCCCGCCCACCGCGACGGCAACGTCCTGCGCTGGCTCGGCGCGTACACCGCGTCGATGGTCGGCGACAGCGTCTACTACATGGCGCTGGCCTGGGCGGCCACCCGCACCGGCACCGCCTCGCAGGCCGGCTTCGTCCTCGCCGCCGGATCCGTACCCCGCGCCGTGCTGATGCTCGGCGGGGGAGTCCTCGCCGACCGGTTCGGGCCCCGGCGTCTCGTCATCGGCAGCGACGCCGCGCGCTGCCTGGTCGTCCTGGGCCTGGCCGGCGCCCTGATGTTCACCTCGCCCGCCCTGTGGATGCTGATCGCCGTCGCGCTCGTCTTCGGCGCGGTCGACGCGCTCTTCCTGCCCGCCGTGGGAGCTCTGCCGCCCAGGATCACCACCGCCGGACAGCTGGCCCGGATCCAGGGGCTGCGCGGACTCGCCACCCGGACCGCCAATGTGGTCGGCGCACCGCTGGGCGGGGTCGCGGTGGCCGTCGGCGGACCCGTGCTCGCCTTCGCCGCGGCCGGGGTGCTCTTTGCCGTCTCACTGCCCCTGCTCGTCGTCGTACGGATCGCACCCCTGACCGAGCAGGCCGGTGCCGAACCTCCCGGCACCGCATGGCGCGAACTGGCCGACGGGGTGCGCCACATCCGGCGCCATCCACTGCTCGGGCCGCTCGTACTCGTCCTCGCCGTCAGCGAGCTGGGTTTCGCGGGCCCGCTCAACCTCGGGCTGATCCTGCTTGCGAAGGAGCGCGGCTGGGGGGCCTCCGGGATGGGCTGGATCGTCGCCGCCTTCGGCATCGGCGCCGGTGCCGCGGGCCTGCTGCTCGCGGTCCGCGGGCGGCTGCCCCGGGCAGGGCTGATCATGTGCCTGACCGTGCTCGTCGGCGCGGTCGCCGCCGGGGCCCTCGCGTACGTCCCGTCGGTGCCGCTCGCCGCCGCCGTCGGCGCCGCGGTCGGGCTCTTCGCCGGACTGGGCGGGGCGCTGTGCGGGGCGCTGATGCAGTCCGCCACCGATCCCGCCTATCTGGGGCGGGTCACCTCGGTCTCCACGCTCTTCACCCATGCGGTCGCACCGCTCAGCTACCCGGTGACCGGCGCGGCCGTCGCCGCCTGGGGGACCGCGCCGGTCTTCGTCGCCGGCGCGGCGCTGGGCGGGGCGGGGGCCGTAACCGGTCTGGTCGTCACCCGGCTGCGCCGCGCGGAACTCCCGCGCTGA
- the hisF gene encoding imidazole glycerol phosphate synthase subunit HisF has translation MSLAVRVIPCLDVDNGRVVKGVNFQNLRDAGDPVEMAKLYDAEGADELTFLDITASSGDRETTYDVVRRTAEQVFIPLTVGGGVRTADDVDKLLRAGADKVGVNTAAIARPDLIREIAERFGRQVLVLSVDARRTPEGTFEVTTHGGRRGTGIDAVEWAHRAAELGAGEILLNSMDADGTKDGYDTEMIAAVRGHVTVPVIASGGAGRLADFAPAIAAGADAVLAASVFHFGDLRISEVKGALREAGHPVR, from the coding sequence ATGAGTCTCGCGGTACGAGTCATCCCGTGCCTGGACGTCGACAACGGCCGGGTCGTCAAGGGCGTCAACTTCCAGAACCTGCGCGACGCGGGTGACCCCGTCGAGATGGCGAAGCTGTACGACGCCGAGGGTGCCGACGAGCTGACCTTCCTCGACATCACCGCGTCCAGCGGTGACCGGGAGACGACCTACGACGTGGTGCGCCGCACCGCCGAGCAGGTCTTCATCCCGCTCACCGTCGGCGGCGGCGTCCGCACCGCCGACGATGTCGACAAGTTGCTGCGGGCCGGCGCCGACAAGGTCGGCGTCAACACCGCGGCCATCGCCCGCCCGGACCTCATCCGGGAGATCGCCGAGCGGTTCGGCCGACAGGTCCTCGTGCTCTCCGTGGACGCCCGCCGTACCCCTGAAGGCACCTTCGAGGTCACCACGCACGGCGGCCGCAGGGGCACCGGCATCGACGCCGTCGAGTGGGCGCACCGGGCCGCCGAGCTGGGTGCGGGCGAGATCCTGCTCAACTCGATGGATGCGGACGGCACGAAGGACGGCTACGACACCGAGATGATCGCGGCGGTCCGGGGGCATGTGACCGTCCCGGTCATCGCCTCCGGTGGCGCGGGCCGGCTCGCGGACTTCGCGCCGGCCATCGCGGCGGGCGCCGACGCGGTGCTGGCCGCGTCCGTCTTCCACTTCGGTGATCTGAGGATCTCCGAGGTCAAGGGCGCACTGCGGGAGGCCGGGCACCCGGTCCGCTGA
- a CDS encoding ArsR/SmtB family transcription factor, with protein sequence MASNEPRRVSDLETLKAFGHPLRMKLYRALYISRKATASQLAELVDEAVSLVSYHLRKLADHGLIEEAEQQGKDGRERWWQPASKGLNVHDEDFSDAPEKVATHAAVGRLSFDQHIELYRRYLDSAQSWSMKWRSAASSSEYLARLTADELAALNREVHEVIDRYEAAGRARDEAGDTEGRENVAMHLYAFPFRI encoded by the coding sequence ATGGCAAGCAACGAACCGCGCCGGGTCTCGGATCTGGAGACCTTGAAGGCGTTCGGGCACCCCCTGCGGATGAAGCTGTACCGAGCGCTCTACATCTCCCGGAAGGCCACCGCCTCCCAGCTCGCCGAGCTGGTCGACGAGGCGGTCTCGCTGGTCAGCTACCACCTGCGCAAGCTCGCCGACCACGGCCTGATCGAGGAGGCCGAGCAGCAGGGCAAGGACGGCCGCGAGCGCTGGTGGCAGCCCGCGTCGAAGGGGCTGAACGTCCACGACGAAGACTTCAGCGACGCGCCCGAGAAGGTCGCCACGCATGCCGCCGTCGGCAGGCTCTCCTTCGACCAGCACATCGAGCTGTACCGCCGTTACCTCGACTCGGCCCAGAGCTGGTCGATGAAGTGGCGCAGCGCCGCCTCCAGCTCCGAGTACCTGGCCCGGCTCACCGCCGACGAACTGGCCGCGCTCAACCGCGAAGTGCACGAGGTGATCGACCGGTACGAGGCGGCCGGCCGGGCCCGCGACGAGGCGGGGGACACGGAAGGGCGCGAGAACGTCGCCATGCACCTGTACGCATTCCCGTTCCGCATCTGA
- the hisD gene encoding histidinol dehydrogenase: protein MISRIDLRGGALPEGGDLRDLLPRAEFDVEAALETVRPICEDVRHRGSAAVIEWGEKFDGVRIDSIRVPASAIAEALERLDPAVRAALEESIRRARLVHHEQRRTTHTTQVVPGGTVTEKWVPVERVGLYVPGGRSVYPSSVVMNVVPAQEAGVEGIAVASPPQKEFGGLPHPTILAACALLGVDEVYAAGGAQAIAMFAYGTAECLPVNLVTGPGNIYVAAAKRLLKGRIGIDAEAGPTEIAILADSTADPVHVAADLISQAEHDPMAAAVLVTDSEELAAATEAELKPQVAATKHVSDRIEPALAGRQSAIVLVNDLEDGLKVVDAYAAEHLEIQTADAAAVADRVRNAGAIFVGPWAPVSLGDYCAGSNHVLPTGGCACHSSGLSVQSFLRGIHIVDYTRDALAEVAHHVVTLAEAEDLPAHGAAIKARFAGGEFERSGWKVPQQ from the coding sequence GTGATCTCTCGAATCGATCTGCGCGGCGGTGCCCTCCCCGAGGGCGGCGACCTGCGCGACCTGCTGCCCCGGGCCGAGTTCGACGTGGAGGCCGCACTGGAGACGGTGCGCCCCATCTGCGAGGACGTACGCCATCGTGGCTCAGCGGCAGTGATCGAGTGGGGGGAGAAGTTCGACGGCGTACGGATCGACTCGATCCGGGTCCCGGCCTCGGCGATCGCCGAGGCACTGGAGCGGCTGGATCCCGCCGTACGGGCCGCCCTCGAGGAGTCGATCCGCCGCGCCCGCCTCGTCCACCACGAGCAGCGCCGCACCACGCACACCACCCAGGTCGTCCCCGGCGGCACGGTCACCGAGAAGTGGGTGCCCGTCGAGCGCGTAGGTCTGTACGTGCCGGGCGGGCGCTCCGTCTATCCGTCGTCCGTGGTCATGAACGTCGTACCGGCCCAGGAGGCGGGTGTCGAGGGCATCGCCGTCGCCTCTCCGCCGCAGAAGGAGTTCGGCGGCCTGCCGCACCCCACCATCCTCGCGGCCTGCGCCCTGCTCGGCGTCGACGAGGTGTACGCGGCCGGTGGCGCCCAGGCCATCGCGATGTTTGCGTACGGAACGGCCGAATGTCTTCCGGTGAACCTCGTCACCGGCCCCGGCAACATCTATGTCGCCGCCGCCAAACGCCTCCTCAAGGGCCGCATCGGCATCGACGCCGAGGCAGGGCCCACCGAGATCGCGATCCTCGCCGACTCCACCGCCGACCCGGTGCACGTCGCCGCCGACCTGATCAGCCAGGCCGAGCACGACCCGATGGCCGCCGCGGTCCTCGTCACCGACTCCGAGGAGCTGGCCGCCGCCACCGAGGCCGAGCTGAAGCCGCAGGTCGCCGCGACCAAGCACGTCTCCGACCGGATCGAGCCCGCACTGGCCGGCCGCCAGTCCGCGATCGTCCTGGTCAACGATCTCGAGGACGGGCTCAAGGTCGTCGACGCGTACGCCGCGGAGCACCTGGAGATCCAGACCGCCGACGCCGCCGCCGTCGCCGACCGCGTCCGCAACGCCGGAGCGATCTTCGTCGGCCCGTGGGCCCCGGTCTCGCTCGGCGACTACTGCGCGGGCTCCAACCACGTCCTGCCGACCGGTGGCTGCGCCTGCCACTCCTCGGGCCTGTCCGTGCAGTCCTTCCTGCGCGGCATCCACATCGTCGACTACACGCGCGACGCGCTCGCCGAGGTCGCCCACCATGTCGTGACCCTCGCCGAGGCGGAGGACCTCCCCGCCCACGGCGCCGCAATCAAGGCCCGTTTCGCCGGCGGCGAGTTCGAGCGCAGTGGCTGGAAGGTTCCGCAGCAGTGA
- the hisB gene encoding imidazoleglycerol-phosphate dehydratase HisB: protein MSPRVGRVERTTKETSVLVEVNLDGTGKVDVSTGVGFYDHMLDQLGRHGLFDLTVKTEGDLHIDTHHTIEDTALALGAAFKQALGDKVGIYRFGNCTVPLDESLAQVTVDLSGRPYLVHTEPENIAPMIGSYDTTMTRHILESFVAQAQIALHVHVPYGRNAHHIVECQFKALARALRYACEHDPRAAGILPSTKGAL, encoded by the coding sequence ATGAGCCCCCGCGTAGGCCGCGTGGAACGCACCACCAAGGAGACGTCCGTACTCGTCGAGGTCAACCTCGACGGCACCGGCAAGGTCGACGTGTCGACCGGCGTCGGCTTCTACGACCACATGCTCGACCAGCTCGGCCGCCACGGCCTCTTCGACCTCACGGTGAAGACCGAGGGCGACCTGCACATCGACACGCACCACACCATCGAGGACACCGCCCTCGCCCTCGGCGCCGCCTTCAAGCAGGCTCTCGGCGACAAGGTCGGCATCTACCGCTTCGGCAACTGCACCGTCCCGCTCGACGAGTCGCTCGCCCAGGTCACCGTCGACCTCTCCGGCCGCCCCTACCTGGTGCACACCGAGCCGGAGAACATCGCGCCGATGATCGGCTCCTACGACACGACGATGACCCGGCACATCCTGGAGTCGTTCGTCGCCCAGGCGCAGATCGCCCTGCACGTCCACGTCCCGTACGGCCGCAACGCCCATCACATCGTGGAGTGCCAGTTCAAGGCGCTCGCCCGCGCCCTGCGGTACGCCTGTGAGCACGACCCGCGCGCTGCCGGAATCCTCCCCTCCACGAAGGGCGCACTGTGA
- a CDS encoding oxidoreductase, producing the protein MAEPQNGDIPDTLSAAELGMWQAFRSGSTYDLRARDPLRDDPFAPTVWGAERSVDARVVARLLLSGPRARPGRVAALKLRGVRITGTLDLAGGRVAPYVELTGCRLENEMVLPECHFTTLRMVGCAVPRLDAARLRTEGDLHLPRCRIERGIRLTDAHIGTDLLLNQIELGADRQGRALAGDGLTVAQDLQVEMVEARGELSLRGAKVGGSMSLRGSRLRAGPGRRALNAPQLTVERTLYMTEAWVSVDTGNQGTTPPYGIVMAPTPAHGTRSQIFECRGGVRLDDGRFGDAVDLHKARFVLAPHEELSLRRIVAPELRFNAERPEEGRVVLNGAKVVTLIDVSTSWPGPGGLAMGGFVYENLVPYGHFPLSRRLEWVAAATPEYVPEPYERLAAVLRNCGEDADAREVLLAKQRRRRETLPPAAKLWGILQDWTVAYGYRPGRAAVWMAVLWAAGAVAFSQYDPAPIKRDEHPEWNAALYALDLLVPVINLGQDGYWRMEDGWQWASAALVLLGWILATTVAAGASRLLRRG; encoded by the coding sequence GTGGCCGAACCGCAGAACGGCGACATTCCGGACACTCTCAGCGCGGCCGAGCTGGGCATGTGGCAGGCCTTCCGAAGCGGCAGCACATACGATCTGCGCGCCCGCGATCCGCTCCGGGACGATCCGTTCGCGCCGACGGTCTGGGGCGCGGAGCGCAGTGTGGACGCGCGGGTCGTCGCCCGGCTGCTGCTGAGCGGTCCGCGGGCCCGGCCCGGGCGTGTCGCCGCGCTGAAGCTCCGGGGCGTACGGATCACCGGCACGCTGGATCTCGCGGGCGGGCGCGTCGCGCCGTACGTGGAGCTGACGGGCTGCCGTCTGGAGAACGAGATGGTGCTGCCCGAGTGCCATTTCACGACGTTACGGATGGTCGGCTGCGCGGTGCCCCGGCTGGATGCGGCCCGGCTGCGCACCGAGGGCGATCTGCATCTGCCGCGCTGCCGGATCGAGCGGGGGATCCGGCTCACCGACGCCCACATAGGCACGGATCTGCTGCTCAATCAGATCGAGCTGGGGGCCGACCGGCAGGGCCGCGCCCTGGCCGGGGACGGGCTCACGGTCGCGCAGGACCTGCAGGTCGAGATGGTGGAGGCACGCGGTGAGCTGAGTCTGCGCGGGGCGAAGGTCGGCGGCTCGATGAGCCTGCGCGGCAGCCGGCTGCGGGCCGGGCCGGGGCGGCGGGCGCTGAACGCCCCGCAGCTGACCGTGGAGCGCACGTTGTACATGACCGAGGCCTGGGTGAGCGTCGACACGGGGAACCAGGGCACCACTCCCCCGTACGGCATCGTCATGGCCCCGACCCCGGCGCACGGCACCCGTTCGCAGATCTTCGAGTGCCGCGGCGGGGTGCGGCTGGACGACGGGCGGTTCGGCGACGCGGTCGATCTGCACAAGGCGCGGTTCGTGCTGGCGCCCCACGAGGAGCTGTCGCTGCGCCGGATCGTCGCCCCGGAGCTGCGGTTCAACGCGGAGCGGCCGGAGGAGGGCCGGGTCGTGCTGAACGGCGCGAAGGTCGTCACACTGATCGACGTGTCGACCAGCTGGCCGGGGCCCGGCGGGCTCGCGATGGGCGGCTTCGTGTACGAGAACCTCGTCCCGTACGGGCACTTCCCGCTCTCCCGGCGCCTGGAGTGGGTGGCGGCGGCGACCCCCGAGTACGTGCCGGAGCCGTACGAGCGGCTGGCCGCCGTGCTCCGCAACTGCGGCGAGGATGCGGACGCCCGTGAGGTTCTGCTCGCCAAGCAGCGGCGGCGGCGCGAGACGCTGCCGCCCGCCGCGAAGCTGTGGGGGATCCTGCAGGACTGGACGGTGGCGTACGGCTACCGGCCGGGACGGGCGGCGGTGTGGATGGCGGTGCTCTGGGCGGCGGGGGCGGTGGCCTTCTCGCAGTACGACCCGGCGCCGATCAAGCGGGACGAGCACCCGGAGTGGAACGCTGCGCTCTACGCACTCGATCTGCTGGTGCCCGTGATCAACCTCGGACAGGACGGGTACTGGCGGATGGAGGACGGCTGGCAGTGGGCGTCGGCCGCGCTGGTGCTGCTCGGTTGGATACTGGCCACCACCGTGGCGGCGGGCGCGTCCCGGCTGCTGCGCCGGGGCTGA
- a CDS encoding RidA family protein gives MTDSVRRVSSGAPWEEKFGYSRAVELSNGLVLVAGCTSVVKGQISAGGPYEQAVASFNVAFDALKQVGLGREDVVRTRMYITHARDVDEVGRAHKELFDDVRPAASMIIVSGFVDPSLVVEVEIEAYRAGAQ, from the coding sequence ATGACCGACTCCGTCCGCCGTGTCTCCTCCGGGGCCCCCTGGGAGGAGAAGTTCGGCTACTCCCGAGCGGTGGAGCTGTCCAACGGGCTCGTCCTGGTGGCCGGCTGCACATCGGTGGTCAAGGGGCAGATCTCCGCGGGCGGCCCGTACGAGCAGGCCGTCGCCTCCTTCAACGTCGCCTTCGACGCGCTGAAGCAGGTGGGACTCGGCCGTGAGGACGTCGTCCGTACCCGGATGTACATCACGCACGCCCGGGACGTGGACGAGGTCGGCCGCGCCCACAAGGAGCTGTTCGACGACGTCCGCCCCGCCGCTTCCATGATCATCGTGTCCGGCTTCGTCGACCCCAGCCTGGTCGTCGAGGTCGAGATCGAGGCCTACCGGGCAGGTGCGCAATGA
- a CDS encoding histidinol-phosphate transaminase, translating into MTNSKSIRIDDLPIRDELRGQSPYGAPQLDVAVRLNTNENPYPLPEALVDRIAERVREAARDLNRYPDRDAVELRTELARYLTRTAGYEVALANVWAANGSNEVLQQLLQTFGGPGRTAIGFEPSYSMHALIARGTGTGWISGPRKDDFTIDVAAACEAIAERRPDIVFITSPNNPTGTAVDAETVRTLYDAAQAARPSMVVVDEAYGEFSHHPSLLPLIEGRPNMVLSRTMSKAFGAAGLRLGYLAADPAVVDAVQLVRLPYHLSSVTQATALAALEHTDTLLGYVAQLKSERDRIVTELRALGFDVTDSDANFVQFGRFADSHTAWQQILDRGVLVRDNGVPGWLRVSAGTPEENDAFLDAVRELKKEHDA; encoded by the coding sequence GTGACGAACAGCAAGTCGATCCGGATCGACGATCTTCCGATCCGGGACGAGCTCCGCGGCCAGTCCCCGTACGGCGCCCCGCAGCTCGACGTTGCGGTACGGCTGAACACCAACGAGAACCCGTACCCGCTTCCCGAGGCGCTCGTCGACCGCATCGCCGAGCGGGTCCGCGAGGCCGCCCGCGACCTCAACCGCTACCCCGACCGGGACGCCGTCGAGCTCCGTACCGAGCTGGCCCGGTACCTCACCCGCACCGCCGGGTACGAGGTGGCTCTCGCCAACGTCTGGGCGGCCAACGGCTCCAACGAGGTGCTGCAGCAGCTGTTGCAGACCTTCGGCGGCCCCGGACGCACCGCGATCGGCTTCGAGCCCTCGTACTCGATGCACGCCCTCATCGCCCGGGGGACCGGCACCGGGTGGATCTCCGGACCGCGCAAGGACGACTTCACCATCGATGTCGCGGCGGCCTGCGAGGCCATCGCCGAGCGACGCCCGGACATCGTCTTCATCACCTCGCCCAACAACCCCACCGGTACCGCGGTCGACGCCGAGACCGTGCGCACGCTGTACGACGCCGCCCAGGCAGCCAGGCCGTCGATGGTCGTGGTCGACGAGGCGTACGGAGAATTCAGCCACCACCCCTCGCTGCTCCCGCTGATCGAGGGCCGGCCGAACATGGTGCTCTCGCGCACCATGTCGAAGGCGTTCGGCGCCGCCGGACTGCGGCTCGGATATCTCGCCGCCGACCCGGCCGTCGTGGACGCCGTGCAGCTGGTGCGGCTGCCGTACCACCTGTCCTCCGTAACCCAGGCCACCGCGCTCGCCGCCCTGGAGCACACCGATACGCTCCTCGGGTACGTCGCCCAGCTGAAGAGCGAGCGCGACCGGATCGTCACCGAACTGCGCGCCCTCGGCTTCGACGTGACGGACTCGGACGCCAACTTCGTCCAGTTCGGCCGCTTCGCCGACAGCCACACCGCCTGGCAGCAGATCCTCGACCGGGGCGTCCTGGTCCGGGACAACGGCGTACCGGGATGGCTGCGGGTCTCCGCAGGAACCCCGGAAGAGAACGACGCGTTCCTCGATGCGGTACGCGAACTCAAGAAGGAGCACGACGCATGA
- the priA gene encoding bifunctional 1-(5-phosphoribosyl)-5-((5-phosphoribosylamino)methylideneamino)imidazole-4-carboxamide isomerase/phosphoribosylanthranilate isomerase PriA → MSTKLELLPAVDVRDGQAVRLVHGESGSETSYGDPLQAALAWQQAGAEWLHLVDLDAAFGTGDNRAQIAEVARSMDIKVELSGGIRDDASLAAALATGCTRVNLGTAALETPEWVAKVIAEYGDKIAVGLDVRGTTLRGRGWTRDGGDLYETLARLDSEGCARYVVTDIAKDGTLQGPNLELLKNVCAATDKPVVASGGVSSLDDLRAIASLVPDGVEGAIVGKALYAKAFTLEEALQVVSA, encoded by the coding sequence ATGTCCACCAAGCTTGAGCTCCTCCCCGCCGTCGACGTCCGCGACGGCCAGGCCGTCCGCCTCGTGCACGGCGAGTCCGGCTCCGAGACCTCGTACGGCGACCCCCTGCAGGCCGCCCTCGCCTGGCAGCAGGCGGGCGCCGAGTGGCTGCATCTGGTCGACCTGGACGCCGCGTTCGGCACCGGTGACAACCGGGCGCAGATCGCCGAGGTCGCCCGCTCCATGGACATCAAGGTCGAGCTGTCCGGTGGCATCCGCGACGACGCCTCGCTCGCCGCGGCCCTCGCCACCGGCTGCACCCGGGTCAACCTCGGCACCGCCGCCCTGGAGACCCCCGAGTGGGTCGCGAAGGTCATTGCCGAGTACGGCGACAAGATCGCCGTCGGCCTCGACGTCCGGGGCACGACGCTCCGCGGCCGCGGCTGGACCCGTGACGGCGGCGACCTCTACGAGACGCTCGCCCGCCTCGACTCCGAGGGCTGCGCCCGCTACGTCGTCACCGACATCGCCAAGGACGGCACGCTCCAGGGCCCCAACCTGGAGCTCCTGAAGAACGTCTGCGCCGCCACCGACAAGCCCGTCGTCGCCTCCGGCGGTGTCTCCTCGCTGGACGACCTGCGGGCGATCGCCTCGCTCGTGCCCGACGGGGTCGAGGGCGCGATCGTCGGCAAGGCGCTGTACGCGAAGGCGTTCACCCTGGAAGAGGCGCTGCAGGTGGTCTCCGCATGA
- the hisH gene encoding imidazole glycerol phosphate synthase subunit HisH, which translates to MSDQKKVVVFDYGFGNVRSAERALAHVGADVEITRDYEKAMNADGLLVPGVGAFSACMEGLKKARGEWIIDRRLSGGRPVMGICVGMQILFERGIEHGVETEGLDEWPGTVAPLKAPIVPHMGWNTVQAPEDSDLFAGLDPEARFYFVHSYAVHDWSLEVTNARIRAPRVTWATHGEPFVAAVENGALWATQFHPEKSGDAGAQLLTNWIGTL; encoded by the coding sequence GTGAGTGACCAGAAGAAGGTCGTCGTCTTCGACTACGGCTTCGGCAACGTCCGTTCCGCCGAGCGCGCCCTCGCCCACGTCGGCGCGGACGTCGAGATCACCCGCGACTACGAGAAGGCGATGAACGCCGACGGGCTGCTGGTGCCCGGCGTCGGTGCGTTCTCCGCCTGCATGGAGGGGCTGAAGAAGGCCCGCGGCGAATGGATCATCGACCGCAGGCTCTCCGGCGGCCGGCCCGTGATGGGCATCTGCGTCGGCATGCAGATCCTCTTCGAACGCGGCATCGAGCACGGCGTGGAGACGGAGGGCCTCGACGAGTGGCCCGGTACCGTCGCCCCGCTGAAGGCGCCGATCGTCCCGCACATGGGCTGGAACACCGTGCAGGCCCCGGAGGACTCCGATCTCTTCGCCGGTCTCGACCCCGAGGCCCGGTTCTACTTCGTGCACTCCTACGCCGTGCACGACTGGAGCCTCGAAGTCACCAACGCCAGGATCCGTGCCCCCCGGGTCACCTGGGCCACCCACGGCGAGCCGTTCGTCGCCGCAGTGGAGAACGGCGCCCTGTGGGCCACCCAGTTCCACCCCGAGAAGTCCGGCGATGCCGGCGCCCAGCTGCTGACCAACTGGATCGGAACACTCTGA